In the Parasteatoda tepidariorum isolate YZ-2023 chromosome X2, CAS_Ptep_4.0, whole genome shotgun sequence genome, gaaatcggttgaatagtttttgagaaatcgaattttaaaaaaaggcgcatatttaaaattcgatttctcagaaactattcaacctaTTTCGCTCaaagtttgtattttgccatgcaaaattaggtattttgaagtgatgtaaaaaattgtgtaccttataattcaaaataattttgattattattaaataaaataataaaaataataaatatttacaaaaatttatctctTACATGGAATTacttttggataaatgaattttataattgcgtgcaaaaaattttcctttcactTATAAACTTCTTGAGATATGGTGCAATAagcgtaaaatttaattaatattatgggatccaaactttggatcgttctcctgaccaaactatgggtaccatatttcccaaattgttGCTACCCCCTACATTTTTGGGGGTCAAAAGTCTTAATCCGTTgaaaaaatggtatgtttagtcagaaaaagtacgtttttgtgtctgattttacaacttaaaatatcgtctgcttaaattaatatttgaggtctccccctcgaaccattaagattgagccctaaaacgtgaaaatccgagcatttgatcaaaagttattaaagattgtttttttttcttgatgcaTTGTAtctacatgatttttttaaacttgtaatgcTTTGAGtagaattcaaaacttttaaatcaagtaCTCTTAGATGTATAACAATTCTTATACATATAAGAGcacttgatttaaaagttttgaattctactttttttttcttgatgcaTTGTATCtacatgattattttaaacttgtaatacTTTGAGtagaattcaaaacttttaaatcaagtgCTCTTATATGTATaacaattctaataaatttttaacgtaaaGTTGGGTTTGCAATTACGGTATTTACCAtgttagaatataaaaaaaaagttaaagttttatttacttttttggatATTCTGCTAGGACGAATATTGAAACTGAAGATATATAATGATTTCTGTcagaaagtaagtaaaatttttcatatcgGTTTAGTCTTTTCCTCTTCTGCAATACACTAAATATAGAGTCAGGTATGTAGTTTctacttttttcaaatcaaatagaTATTACAAACTTTCAGCTTTGCTTGCGTCCTATGACAGTTTGTTCAACTATGCGTATAGGTTATTTAAGATGGTATTTATTGGaactgaaatagttttttcgattttttcagaaaatagaaGTCATTTCTTTGGCACTTAAAAGCCTTTAATAGCACAAATTGCCTATATGGCTACATGCATTAAGATGTGTATATATtacgtttttgtaaaatatagtaGTTCATTTTGATGTCTGCATATAATGCACAAcgttctttatattttatccaGACGCGTTTAGATATGATATATTTTCTTCAGAATATATAAGTCtgcatattttcttctttttagaacTGATAGTATTTATCTAAGGGAAAGTGTCTTCGTTTTATTTCCTATCTACTCTGTTCTTTGCTTCTTTTTCGGACTttcgttttctttatttcttaaattctttaCTGAATTCAGTTGTAAGGTCAAATTGCAGATtcttgctgtttttttttaaaattaataaaatagaaaataataggtgaagtttttttttagaaaaaaagaaagtttttttaaactattaaacatagaaatatatagttattctccataaatttattacttcaaaaataatcaatgaaaaagatttattagTGTACAATTTTAAATCCTAATCCTGTatcttttcaaacaatattcattaaaacttgATTAACCAAGAAATTCGAGCAACTTCTGCCCCGAACTGACGAAGCTATGTTTGAGTTATAATTAACAGAAATtgcttaaactaacaataaaagaagaaaacacgATTCCCATGAGAAAAAAGATTACGATAAAATAATACcagttttcaagaaaaaatatttaaaacgggAATTTAAACGTTTCTTTAATCGAAAGCAAAGATTCtcttagaaatgatacaatcttaaaaataataataaaaacgttGCTGACttcataattttcttagttttgagTAATCATTTTAACTATACTTTTgagaagcaattttaaatacatttcttgcaattttgaataatttcccAAATaagcttaagaaataaaaactcattatacCCAACTTTACgattcaatttatttgaattgttaacTTTTGGAACTATAAATAATGATTGTTTCGTCTTATTGCTACAAATtaagaagtatatttttgttaaaattttagtatagaCTATTTGAGTCTACAtatattttcatctttatttcaGGTTCTTTCTGCGGTATCTTAATGGCGTCGAATTGGTAAATAACTTCTCGTAGCCAGCATGAGTTTAGGATAAGAAGTTTTCTTATAACATGACATTCTTAGACATTCTCTAAAAAGACATTACAGGCATTCTATTTCGTTTTTTACATTAAAGACTTGTGAATTTCAGAactcaatttaaacttttcaactcaaagtgagaaaaaaaaccatcatttaattaaatgtctataaaaTCTTATTATGGAATTAAGGCTGTGAAAGAAGCCTAAATAAAAGGCAATTAAAACTCTTGCTGATATACATCAAAATTGTAACTTTCCcgtaaataaatgattattcaaTGACAAGCGTTTAGATACGTTGAACGAAAAAAACGTAAGTAGTTTTCTCATTTcacttttaagattaatttggAGTTATCGGACCCTAAGGAGCAAGTGAATTATGGAGCGTCTGATATCGGCAAATTTTTCTGATAACTTTACAGACTTCATGGAATTCCCAATGGGCAATGAGACTCTTTTTCCTATTCTGTATGAAGATCACGTAGCAAATTTAAGTAGAGACAGTGATATATCAAAACACGAAATGTTGCTTATCTACGATAACTCAACCAATTCTTCCGAAGCATATTGGTTTGATGGAAATCTAACCAACTTTTCACTTCCGTTAGGAAACTTTACGAACGTAAAAAATGATACTTCATCTTCTTTGTCAGATATGGTTAAAGCAGTTATTATAACTGGTTTATTGAGCTCAACTACAATGGCGACTATAGTAGGTAATCTTTTTGTCATATTTGCGATTCTGATGGACCGTAATCTTCAGACAGTTGGGAATTATTTAGTTCTTTCATTGGCTGTGGCTGATTTAATGGTTGCTCTTCTGGTTATGCCTATGGGTGCTATATATGAAGTGTATCAAGAGTGGATTCTAGGACCAGTATTGTGTGAAATATGGACCTCGGCGGATGTTCTTTGCTGCACTGCATCTATATTGCATCTTGTAGCAATTGCTACGGACAGATATTGGGCAGTAACAAATGTTGATTACGTAAGACAAAGAAGCAGTAATAAAATAGGACTTATGATTTTCCTTGTTTGGGCTGTAGGTTTCTTAGTTTCATTTGCTCCCATACTTGGCTGGAAGGACGACAATTTCTTGTTCAGAATTGAGGAAGAAAAAAGGTAAgacaagtttttttcaaatttcaatacctaactcatgatttttttattaatgcatgaataaaaaaaatggtatttaagatctattggaaaaattaaggtatatGGTTTGCTGTGTTAAATCTATACTATTTATCGACTTAACTGTAGAAATTACACTGctccaaatgaaaaatatctttcagatagaaatttgtttttcttgtgAATGTTTGGCTGAAAATAACGAATGCTTAGTCACTTTCTGTTTATCgtgcaaaatttttccaaaactcTAACTTTTAGCTTAACGATTTTGCGTATTTTAACAGCACACAATACCAATGAGGTGCAAAAAGATACAGATCTTCGGCTCGTAATGAAAACATTGtatcatatttcatttaaataaaattaagcatgtATTGAAAAGAACTTtagagtttaattattttttttttttgcatgaaaaaaattttgttttttttgttatgtcACATACACACATCAGTTCGTatcatactttatttaaataaaattaagcatgtattaaaaaaattttggagtttaattattttttttaatttgtatgaaaaaaatttattttttttgttatgtcaCACACACACATCAGTTCGTATCAtacttaaattgtaataaaattaagcatgtattaaaaagaattttagagtttaattattccttttattttgtatgaaaaaaatgttttttttttgctatgtcACATACACACATCAGTTCGTatcatactttatttaaataaaattaagcatgtattaaaaagaattttagagtttaattttttttttcattttgtatgaaaaaaatttatttttttttgttatatcaCATACACACATCAGTTCGTAtcatgctttatttaaataaaattaagcatgtattaaaaagaattttagagtttaattattctttttattttgtatgaaaaaaatgtatttttttttgttatgtcaCCTACACACATCAGTTCGTatcatactttatttaaataaaattaagcatgtattaaaagaattttagagtttaattattttttttattttgcatgaaaaaaatttattttttttttgttatgtcaCATACACACATCAGTTCGTATCatactttattcaaataaaattaagcatgtattaaaagaattttagagtttaattattttttgttattttgtatgaaaaaaaagtattttttttcgttatgtCACATACACACATCAGTTCGTatcattctttatttaaataaaattaagcatgtattaaaaagaattttagagttcaattattctttttattttgcatgaaaaaaatgtattttttttttttttgttatgtcaCATACACACATCAGTTCGTatcatactttatttaaataaaattaagcatgtattaaaaagaattttagagtttgattattttttttattttgtatgaaaaaaaatttattttttttttgttatgtcaCATACACGCATCAGTTCGTatcatactttatttaaataaaattaagcacgtattaaaaaaaattttagagtttaattattttttttatttcgtatgaaataatgttttttttttgtagttatggCATATACACACATCAGTTCATGAtatcattaacttttaaaaatacaactatttgaataaacattttgtgaaatgcaaataaattaaaaaataaattaaaaaatttaataacaaattgttttaatgaatttgaatcagtataatcttaaatttttcaatttccatTAAGTGTATTTAATCGTTAACATTTTGATAGCACTTGTACTTTTGCTTTCcatgtttcatttttcaaagtaaaaattttttcttttgctttacaaacttaatacttttactcgtcattacttttttaaagcaacCTTCCCACTGATAACAAAGAACTACTAACAAAATCACGActagtaaaataagaaaattaataaagttaccaatcaaataacaaacaaaattaagcatacactaaaaaaaatagtaaatgacGTAAAGGTGAGAAATATGAAGGCAAGGAACGAGtgataatagaaataatatatatatatatatattctaaNGCAaacttaaaaattccaaaaaaaactagtcaattaaaattatcagagaatgttttttttccaaactatttattaatgtctatatatatatatatataaaaatatgtataaaatttgaattcttatggattagatttaaacaaaatttatttttcaatgaattatatgatgaaattcatattttttcgaatattttatatatggTTATTAGATTCTCTTGTACATGATATATCATATATTCCAaaggttttaaatgttttctgttatctactgaaagtttttttccagtgagatcaagttcttttttaagtaattcttttagtaatatttgaaaaataagccAATCACTACTGAGTAATTGacataacaaagaaaaattcaaagaaaatgtatcttttttcaCTCATTATCTCACTCATCTTCACTCTTCACTCATTCATCGTGAAGATCATCATTTCAAGGAATCACCACATCTATACATTTAACAAATCCTCAATGTTATGTAATCTAAACTCTTTTCTTGAGTGATTTCAAATTTAGACTGATCTCCACataccaaaatattaaacaaagcCAACTTTGTTtgagaaatttattcaaataataaattaattgcacAAAACCATGCACATTACACGTGTGACTGATTATTACCAATGACCGACACCTAATtcatatctttaatttaaacaaatattattttcgaaatgatgtttgaaaagtgttgtttttataaacatcaaaattcaaaaattctaaagaaaagtacTAATTGATTACAAAcgttatttcttttgattttcaataaaaattattttaaaaaaatcatgttcatTTGTTTAACAATTTATACATTGAACATTAgagaaagcactattttttacattttctacaGTACTTTTTACATTATCCTACCATTCATCCATAAAATCAATAGGGGCTATTTTAAACAGGTATTTTTTGCTTTCTCTTGTTCTATATTGATCATTCTTTAGCTTCCTTGCACTGAACTAAGAGGAACTCCTTTTCATAAATCACaatgaatttgtaaaattataagaaatattcaaatttgcaTACAGGGTTTCAGCTACTGTATTGTACTAATTATGTACAAAGTCAACGTAGTAAAATgagtttcattgaaaaatcaataaaaacagtGAAAGTGCAATTAATTATTCCTGGAGCAACATCTACTAGAAGGGAATAACAAAAAGTCATATTCCAGATATGGATACTTCTAACAACTCTGCATGCataatgcaataataataattagaatattgtgttaatgaataaatttatgttattttacatacttttattGACTAAAAACCATGAATCATTTGTACATATGAGAGATTTAATTGTTTGGGTTTCGATGAGCTTCTCTCGATTACCGACAGCTGTAATTCGACTTCAAGCTTGAAGCATTTAATCAGAAATTGAGGAAAATAATAGAGATCAGTAAATGGACCATAGTGGAGGCACAGAAaaggcatttaatttttttctgctgtgAAATGAAGCAgcctattttaaaactattaatcatTAGGAAttaaaagtgatttaattttttgagtttcGGTGAGATTCTCTCGACTACCGACAGCTGTAATTCGACTTCAAGCTTGAAGcatttaatcagaaatttaggaaaataatagAGATCAGTATATGGACCATAGTGGAGGCACAGAAAAggcattcaatttttttctgttgtgaaatgaaacaacatattttaaaagcattactCATTAGGAATTGtaagtgatttaattttttgagtttcGGTGAGATTCTCTCGACTACCGACACTTGTAATTCGACTTCAAGCTTGAAtcatttaatcagaaatttaggaaaataagtCAGTAAATGGGCCAGTCAGTAAATGGGAAATCAGTAAATGGGCCATAGTAGAGGCACAAAAAAggcattcaatttttttttctgctgtgAAATGTGagaacatatttcaaaatcgTTAACCATTAGTAATTATGAGTGATTTAGTTTTTTGGGATTCGGTTAGCTTCTCTCGACTAAAAACCGCTGTAGTTTGGCTTCAAGCTTgttgtatatataatttagcTATTAATAAAGTAAAGGTATGTTAAGTAATTGAATATTTCGGAAGTAGTACACAACAcaacaaaaactgaaataaattcgattaaaaaatatccaccttttgaagaaatatttttcttgtgctgtctaaatacattttcaaacacataaaaaaaattggcaataagCCTTTATAACCAGCAATTTTGGatgaataatttaactattaaggAATTtcgtaaaatacaaaaaaaatggtattttaaaatgcaatcatTTTAGGTGAAGTCTAAGTTCACTTTAGAAACCATAACAAAtctacaaaacaaataaacctTTATACCCAATAATGTAGCATGAAtaatttaactacttttaaatttcataacaacACCAAAATAGTTCTTTAAAGGCATTCATTTTAGGCAAAATCTAAATGCGTTTTTAAATCCGAAGCTTTCTTACTTTTCTATATGTTTTAACATTACAGTTACTGGAgtgatttaaactatttataaattgcataataacactacaaaagtatttcaaaatacatcGATCcgatgttattttcaaaaaattcaaataagaatgAATATTTCATATCAAATCAAAAAAGTGAGTTTAGGatgcaaattcaaaaaatatattcccacagttgtttttaaagaaaaaataaaattctatcatCTCTTCCTCATAAGCAAGTTGCCCGAAAgctactaaaatatttctttccagAAAGTTTCAGGTCTATAAAAAtgaagcttaaaattttaaaactaatgttgaaaataaactaTCAGTGCTTGGAGCTTGTATTTCAAAAAGCGAGATTGTTTATTTGTGacatttcaaattctaaaaaagttatttttattcaaaaagcaTATCCTATATATTATCTTGTTTGCCCGATTCCAACCAAAAAATATGgacaacataaatatttttcacggGAAGAGAAATTGTTGGAatgcatattttgaattatatcgTTTGAGAtatgaaattttgtaacatgcctgaaatgaaaattactatttcaccttttttttcttgaataaaatgaaataacatatgTATACACTATCCTTCAATAATCGAAGAGACTCTTTCAATAtttgacaagttttttttaaatttctcaagaaatttttagacAATTATTATTTGACTTCAGCGGTATTTAGTAcatgcaatttttcaatatgtatTTCTTAGCAATAAGGTTTGAAGCTTTCAGAGGCTTGAGGGActgacaataaattacgaaagaaaagaagtatttttgaacaccctaagacagaaaatcaattaataaacttGTGTCTTGTAtctattaatttgatttttttttttgcataactgCATAAATTTTCGTGGacctgatttaaatatttatagagatgTAGACATTTTTGCTGTAACTTatgctgaaaaaatattcaataaatttaaagaacatttctggagcaatttaaaattaattacgaagttattgttataaatttaaaataaattcgcttaaaattaCGCGAGATATgactatttaaaatagttctattatACTAAGCATGAGgggcaaaaatttataaaaaatttccttatataGCAGTGAATCATATTTGAacactaatgaaaaaaatcttatttgaataccttaaaatttaaaaagttgcaaaCAATTTTCTCAGCAGTTTTTGTacacatcttttaaaaaaatcatctcaaAATGATTGGGGGTTCTCCACAAATTTCTCTCTGTCTTATTGAAAATTGCACTACCCTATAATAACCTATAATATAATTTGTGGAAACCCTATTATTGTTTTGAACtatctcttaaaattaatagaaaataattcacaaaattgcttaaaacttttcaaatttctaagatactcaaatttgacttttttcattagttatcaactac is a window encoding:
- the LOC107439647 gene encoding 5-hydroxytryptamine receptor-like encodes the protein MERLISANFSDNFTDFMEFPMGNETLFPILYEDHVANLSRDSDISKHEMLLIYDNSTNSSEAYWFDGNLTNFSLPLGNFTNVKNDTSSSLSDMVKAVIITGLLSSTTMATIVGNLFVIFAILMDRNLQTVGNYLVLSLAVADLMVALLVMPMGAIYEVYQEWILGPVLCEIWTSADVLCCTASILHLVAIATDRYWAVTNVDYVRQRSSNKIGLMIFLVWAVGFLVSFAPILGWKDDNFLFRIEEEKRCLVSQNAAYQIFATCATFYVPLVVILILYWRIFQVARKRIRHKPGAKARAIQPSEKSMVHIVTHDTKSSPSTQMTETTTSATNGTTATIETITPATKNKKKPTRENMEAKRERKAAKTLAIITGVFVICWLPFFVTALLMAICPACEPNPYLFSFFLWLGYANSMLNPIIYTIFSPDFRSAFKRVLCGKKRGNMR